The window agtatttggatgtgatgtacatattttaaaccttaaagattacttaggaaaatttaccttaaAACCCCAACAAGGAATTTTCCTTGGATATTCATCCATCAGTAGAGCATATAGGGTTTATAATAAATTCactttaaaaattgaagaaacaactaatgccACCTTTAATGAAAATAACGATTTAATTAATCTTGGGAAAAGTAATAATCAACCAAATTCaataaatcatgaagaagaagaagaacaaataacacaaaacaaacaaatagaaaaacaaCCCAAGAATAATATGACTAAACCCTGAccatccaattgatcaaataatagAAAATCCTGAGTTGAGAGTTCAGACCCGATTAGCTTTTAGGAACTTAAGTCAAATATcactaatatctaaaattgaatccAAAACCATAAACAATGCATTGTTTGAGCCTGACTGGTAATTGTAATGCAAAAAGAGTtgggtcaatttgaaaggaatcaagtttgggatctagtacctcCACCAAAAAATAAGTTAGTTATTGACACTAAGTGGGTCTTTAGGAATAAGTTGAATGACCAAGGAGAAATCATAAGGAACAAAGCctgactagttgccaaagggtttagtcaagtcgaaggacttgattacgatgaaacttatgcccctgTAGCTATGCTTGAATCAATTAGGATGTTGCTAGCGTATGCATCAtacaaaggattcaagttatattaAATGAATGTTAAATATGTATTCCTAAATGGACAAATTAAAGAGGAGGTCTATGTAAGTCAACCATCAGGTTTTGAAGACCTAGAGTACCCAAACCATGTTTTTAAGCTAAAAAAGGCTCTATATTTACCAAACGTTTACCTGAAACTGAATTCAGTAACTTAAGAAGACAATTAGGCATGTGCTTTATAGAATAAgttttttctttatttcattttttaaaaattagttttttcaaatttatatttttaaaattccccttccaaaatttgttttcaaaatattctatCTTTTTGGAGTAGCCTAGGACTTACTATAGAATTGCATGTTCCTATAGTCTTAGAAGCTAGCATCTCACAAGTATAGTAAGATACTTTGCTTGTATATTTTGAAATATAGAACAGTGTgggatgcttaggacttagcctaagattttaaatgcttatatcagtgtatcgctataaatctaggctttaaacaaaacacattgatcaatttgagaaaTCTAGCTAGTAACAAACTAGTTAGAATCAAACTCTCAAATTGACTAACCTAATTTAGCAGctgctatcttgtggtagttagctaAGTATGATGGTTGGACATTTCATTATAAGGACTTTTTTTTCTAGTTTAaaaaccatgcttggacttttaggtatttattaattttagggggagcttcaatttccattttagaatttttcatgaCTAAGGAAAttggaaattattttttctaatttcaaacttaattttttaaaattttcaaactcttttcaaaaaaattttcaaatttaactatacAAATTTTCAAGTTctcttaaaatttttctttaccaaattttcaaaattatttttaaaacttttaaaccaacatatttcaaaattatttataatttttttcaaaattattaacttaaaaaaaatttcaaaataatttttaaaccttTAACTTAacaaactttcaaaattattaacttacaaattttttaaaattatttttaaacctttaacttaacaaatttttaaaattattaacttaacaaaaattttaaaattatttttaaccttttaacttaacaaatttttaaaattatttacttaaattttcaaaattatttttaaaaacctttaactcaacaaaattttaaaattatttaacttatcaaattttcaaaattattttaaacttttaccttaccaaattttttaaaatttaacttaaaattaacaaATGTTCAATCTTACTACAAATTTTCAAACTTCTTTTTAACTTTTTCAAAGTACTTTCAAATTTATCTTCATAATGTATCTTTATAAGTTTTCGAATGTctactttttaaatattttggaaacttgcttaaattttcttattttcaaAACCATGTCCAATGGTTATAACATTTTAGTTGTATtttccctatttttgatgtgtgtcaaaggggcaAAGATAGTAAATTCAAGGAGAGTTGTTAAAATTAGGGGAGAGTTAAGTAAAAATTACTTGTTTATATATATTAGCATATGttattaacttaactttgaaccttggttgccaaacatcagaAAGGAGGTATTATTGGTGCAGGATACAccagaatcgaacctgagttttgatgctgtcaaagattcaagttaagtctggttgtgatctaacaagttgactgagtgtgcagactgtttactcaaccgagaaagtCCTAGTCACGACTAGGTAGGAAAGACTTAGTAGATCGCGGGAGCCCggcagaaagtccaagtgggtcgagaggagtCAACACTTGGCAGGAAAGCCGATTGGTTTGGAGGACCAAAGATcaagggaaagtcttggtgggtcgatctgatgctaagcggtaaagtccaaacaagtctggaggaccaatgtttggaaggtaggttgaggtaaacaactggagaagagtgacagtgaggacgtgttccggGAATGAACAAACTCTagatcgctgatccaactgaggaaatcgggaaggtttccaagttgagatcaagacaatctTACTGtttattactactcatgcatcttactatattactatgctaactctgttttgcaagagcttttattctaactctattttgcaggaactgaagtttatcggtcgaccgaacactaggatcggttgaccgaataccaggattgatcgaccgaaccaagttgatTCAGACTAGAGATTAGTTGAATCAGAGTTTGGTAAAGTGactgatcggttgaccaaaccatGCAAACGTGGCACAGAACAAATCAATTAGAAGTAGAGATGGAAGctagcctgatcggtcgaccgaacatagggaTCCGTCGACTGAACGATCACTTCATTAATGATACATTAAGTccgaatctcgacgaacagggaaattcactgtttggtcgaccgaagaAGGGGATCAGTTGACCAAACCATTAAAGCTCATTAAATGCGTGAAGATCAGATCTCAGGGAAGATGGAAGGGATCGTGTTTAGTCGACCGATAGAagatttggtcgaccgaactgATTAGTCGACTGATGGGTTTATCAGTTGACCAAACGAtgcttataaaaggggagctcAAGGTCCAAGGCAAAGCATTTGTTTTCAGTTCATCTCTGTGTAAAGTTGCTGCTCATGCTACTACTCTACTACTCATCTTCAAGCAAGCTGCTGCTCCATCCATAAAGTACTGACCGAGCTCCATCTTCTATCCAGTGtcagtatatttttatttagcttgctTTGTACTTAACTTCAAGTAaaatagtaggttgttactatcttacatatttcattgtatgaattacttctttccgaagattttggaaagaagagttttagtgaattgtctaacggtgtgatcaaggatcgcgggtcttggagtaataGTCGACCTAAGAtccaaaccaagtaaccgaaacaagtcttttattttccgctgcactactCGTATTTTAAACActtcaaaagaaaagtttttaaaaagtgatattcccccccccccccccctctatcgcatctTTCGATCTTTCACAATAtgcatatcatcagctaagaattcttgtacatctatATTGCATTATAATTGCTCTCCAATTCAAGTATAATGTCCTTCCTCCTCATTCCAAGTAGGTTTAAAGTAATCACCAAGTGTTGTACAATGattcagaacctcatcttctagaatacttgcttcttcatttagatcaaatatCATATTACTGCTTATATCTCTATTTGTGTTCTACACACCACTATACttagaagatgatggaatatttatTCTAGATAATTCTCGTACATTAGCTCCATGTCCTATGCAAGAATTTGCATCAAGcgtattccatatctcagagagaatttcttcagtAATATGATCGcccctgataaataaattataaattaatttagcaaCTTACAACTACATAATCAAGTGTTGTTGTACATACTAATTTAGCAAAGACCAAGTAATGATATATATGGTGTACATATtagattttcataatttatcaGTGATTGTGACACAATTCGACAGATATAGACCTAGGAGTTTTTGTAATTTTGCATAATCTCAACCACTAGGAAGGGTTAAGTGAGGAAAAGGTATATATAGtgtaaaagtaaagttttaatcaaagatcacgttggacctgatatcatCCCATATTAGACCCGCATTGAAGCAGAAACTTCTCGTAACATTGGGCCACCACTAAGAATCCTAAATAAGCAATGGATAGTACAATTTAACTCCTTACAACACTAGAAGCTAACAATACGGTAAATGGGTATACTCAAACAAGTTTAGGTTCATAAGTGGATTTTAGTCAAAATACATTGATGGACCTAGGGTAATTGGATTTATGCAAACGCCCAATAACTACGAAGTGTTGAGcgaggagaaggtagatatgatATCAAACTAAAATTTTGATCAAGGAAGAAAGTTGGTCTGATATGATCGCATAGCAGGCCCAACATGTTGATACCTACCATATCAACCTAACATGTATGAGCAAAGTCTAGCTGAAATCTAGCATAACAGTGGAGTACCTTGTAAACCGATTAAGTATTGAAGTACATCATATTTcaggtgttgttgaatatttattcctCACACATCCAATAAAACCATTGATACAATTTTTGTCATCACCCTGTGCTACCAAactgtaattttttttacatgACAACCCTATTTTATAGTAGTAAATTTATACATACATCGCTAAATATTTATCCTTCAACGCCGAGGTTTTTAGTAACTATCTTCTTCTACTAATTTCACTCTTGCTAGAAATTTATCCTTCAACGCCGAGGTTTTTAACCACTATTGTCCTTTGAACTCTTATCTTAAAACTCTTACGACAATATCCCTAAACTCTAAATAGTCTTTTGTAATCCCGCCAAATAGCACAAGAAGGTATGACTAGCGGAGGAGGTTCATGATTGTTTCGTGTTTATAAgaccaagaaaagggaaggagggAGAAAGAGGGTGAGAGGACGTGCATCCgaactataaaataatttttaattaaaaatgtaCCTTAAATGCTTGGAAAATAATGATTTGAGAAGGTTGGCAGATTGAAGGGAGGgataaagggagaattttattatttttacacgCTCTTTGGTATAAACAAAATtaccatatatttttttttataaatatcatattcaagaTGCGTATTATCGCACATGATATTTATATATACATTCACACGTAtggatttaattaatatatacttattttttttaatgcatttcctgtgtttataattaaattaatgcCAAATCTCCAACCATTCCTATCCATTGGTTTAGACGTTGCGGCTTCTCTCCAGTCTCCTCCACGATACAAAACCTAGCAAATCTGACGGCTCATATTTCGCATCAGTTTCCTTCTGCCCGTTGGATTTCAGCCGTCTGGAGCCGCGGTCTCGCACCTCCCTCTATATCAGCGACACCACGCCACAAGCGACGCCCACGCCAAGAGCCGCCCTAGTGTGCGTGAGACAAACCTTTTAGGGTTTCCCTCTCTTCGCGTGtttgtcttcctcttcttcccggTCGATCCAATGGAGCAGGAGGCGGTCCGATCGAAGGGCACGGTGAAGTGGTTTAACGATACCAAGGGGTTCGGCTTCATCACGCCAGACGATGGCGGGGAGGATCTCTTCGTTCACCAGTCTTCCATCAAATCCGACGGGTTCCGGAGCCTCGCCGAGGGCGAGAACGTGGAGTATTCCCTCTCCGAGGGGGACGACGGGCGCAGCAAGGCCATCGACGTCACCGGCCCGGATGGATCTTCGGTCCAGGGTAGTGGTGGAGGGCGAAGGGATGGCTTCGGTGGGGGCCGAGGGGGATCATCTCGGGGCGGAGGTTATGGAGGAGGTTACGGGTTCACCAGCGGTGGTGGCGGAGGGAGAGGAAGGGGAGGAGGTTATGGCGGGGGAGGCTCAGGCGGTGCCTGCTACAAGTGCGGCGAGACTGGACACATTGCTAAAGATTGTTACCAGGGTGGCGGTGGAGGTGGCAACGGAGGCGGTGGTGGTGCTTGCTATAACTGCGGTGAGACGGGGCATCTTGCTAGAGATTGTTACCAGGGTGGAGGCGGAGGTGGGAGGAATGGTGGGGGCGGTGGTGGATCCTGTTATAACTGTGGTGAGACCGGGCACTTTGCTAGGGAGTGCCCAGGCAGGAACTGAGAATGGATTTAATTTACCATTAGCATCAACTTTTTTGCCCATCTATCCATGATCTAATACTCTAACATCTGCTACCTTGTGGGCTTATGTTCTCTTTTGGCGTTGCTTGTAATCGCAGTATTCCTCCTCCTTGCAATACATGCGGATGTCTGTTTGACTTGATATGTCTATTTTGTTGGATTGTAACTTCACTTTTGGATCTTGAAAGCAATATTTGAATTGCAAGCTAGTGTTTCTCAATCTCCTTTTCTTATTATAATTGTGCTCTAGTTTGTTAGTTGCTTCTTGATTTTCTCCTTAAATTCCATACTGTGTGGATACGTGATGATGTTATTCAGGTGAACTACTAATTTTGAATATCATTTGATCTCAATCTTGGAACTACTTGTGCAATCCTGTCGGAGATTGGTTGCTTGCGCTCCTTGTCCTTACTACGTTGGAGGTTAGTATTGCTTTACTATTATGAAATATGCCCCATTTATAATCAGTCTATCTACACATTTGCTGTTTCGAAAGAAATTTGTGTATTGTTTAATGGGCTATCTATGTTCTCTCAAAAACAACAATTTCGTGATTGGTTTGAGCGCATGTCCTCTCATAGAACAACCTAATACCGATGCTTGATTTAGATGTTTGTTTTCTACAAATAAATGCTTTTACCATGATTTATCAATGCATCTCTGTCCAAATTGCTTCATCTATCCTGTATGATAAAATCGTAGAAGGTTTTTATAGTAGTATGCTACATGAATTATATATTCCTCGTTCAATATTTACAAAGCCTACTGaataaacttttggtcagaaTATTCTGTTTGATTTTCATTTTAATCAGGTTTAACAGTTTGTTCTGAGCTTGTGAGTTGTAAGATATCCCATTACGAGGAACATATGATCTTATTCTAATTGGTGAATTGCTATTCTTTCAGCTACTAATGCAGCAAATCATTGAATTTTTGATAGAACGTTTTATTAAGAAATTTTTGGTTAGTGGATGGTTGTTAAAATAGTTGACGGGAACTTTCTTCTTATTTAGGTTAACAAAAGGACTTCCATAGATTAACTGGAAAACTTCCATAGGACTTCTCAATTGATCCGCTGATATGTGTTTGTTTTTGTCCTAATTTAGTTTACTGTAATACCCTACCACATTAAAAAAAATGCTTTTGTTTACTTTACAGTATGTTTTGAACATGAACACTTAGATGTTACTCTTACTCTTATCTGAGTGAATAGAGTTTCTAGAGGCCAGCAAGTCAGCAGTTTACCTGTAAGCTGTAGTGCTCTTGAACTTATAGTTGTAGGAAGTTTTCCAGCAGTAAGATAGGCTTGTACCTTTCTCTGTTTTTCTGCGGTTTCCCATGGAATATTATCCTATTACCTTAATATTTGGGCCTATTCTAAAATCTGATAGTCTTTCAATTCTCGTTTGTTTACTGATATAAATCAAGATAATATATTCAGTATGAATATAAGCggcgatttaaaaaaaaaaaaaatcattttgtttTTGAAGGAGCTTTTTATTGTTAAAAGCATATACTATAAAGTAGCAATTAATATGAGATATATATATGAGAAATTCGTCAACATTATCTTCCCTGGTCTTCTCTCTATCTGTATGGCCGTCTTTGTTTCTGTCCGCATTCTTTATATCCTTTCTATCTGATATTCGTAAGGCTGTTTGCTGTATCTCAAATGTCCATCTTTGGCCCTATTCAGAGTTATGCTCATGACTGCTCATTCCCATTGTTTTGTTTGCTAAACCGTCTGTTAAATCTGTCGCGATTTGACAACTTTCAAATTGTTGCTAATTCTGTCGGTTAATTTAATCgttatttgataatttttaaattagtaaTGAAAATTTAATGTCGTTGCTAACTTTGTCTGCTAATTTGTTATTTGACAGCTTTTCTTGTAGTGGTTTGCTAGATTGTAGTGGTTTGCTAtcttattcaaaattaataatttgaaataaaaaaattattttactaaatttaaatatttatttgttaatacattatatattagtttttttaaattttttttatctcctctttataatatttagggaatgatttttttaaaaaaaaatttagaaaatattatttataaatactaAAATTAGAGAATGGATAAGATAA is drawn from Zingiber officinale cultivar Zhangliang chromosome 1B, Zo_v1.1, whole genome shotgun sequence and contains these coding sequences:
- the LOC121967757 gene encoding glycine-rich protein 2-like, giving the protein MEQEAVRSKGTVKWFNDTKGFGFITPDDGGEDLFVHQSSIKSDGFRSLAEGENVEYSLSEGDDGRSKAIDVTGPDGSSVQGSGGGRRDGFGGGRGGSSRGGGYGGGYGFTSGGGGGRGRGGGYGGGGSGGACYKCGETGHIAKDCYQGGGGGGNGGGGGACYNCGETGHLARDCYQGGGGGGRNGGGGGGSCYNCGETGHFARECPGRN